Proteins encoded in a region of the Anopheles ziemanni chromosome 2, idAnoZiCoDA_A2_x.2, whole genome shotgun sequence genome:
- the LOC131293383 gene encoding F-box/LRR-repeat protein 14 has protein sequence MEEASFMLTEIPGGFISHRPHTIGGGPHHRFAPYPVVLHQPHLQQTSATPAIYSIPAHHLSHHVHPHHAHAGHHGAHHAHAVRSANRPKSPATPPTQPVEEGTTIGHLYPEILAIIFAKLSVRDRGRAAQVCTVWRDAAYAKSCWRGVEASLHLRRPSPTLFGSLVKRGIKHVQVLSVRRALKDIVTGVPNLESLNLSGCYNITDVAIGHAFAVDLPNLRELNLSLCKQVTDSSLGRITQHLKNIEVLELGGCSNITNTGLLLISWGLKKLRRLNLRSCWHISDHGIGHLAGLSKETADGTPALEHLGLQDCQRLSDEALRHIAQGLTSLRSINLSFCVSVTDSGLKHLARMSRLEELNLRACDNISDIGMAYLTDGCSSISTLDVSFCDKVADQAMVHISQGLFQLRSLSLSACQITDEGLSRIAKSLHDLETLNIGQCSRITDRGLETVAEELQNLRAIDLYGCTRLTSGALERINKLPRLSKVNLGLWHVR, from the coding sequence ATGGAGGAGGCAAGTTTCATGCTGACGGAAATACCGGGCGGTTTCATATCGCATCGACCGCACACAATCGGCGGAGGTCCCCACCACCGTTTTGCACCCTACCCGGTGGTGCTGCACCAGCCGCACCTGCAACAGACCTCCGCAACGCCAGCGATTTACTCCATTCCAGCACACCATCTGTCGCACCATGTTCACCCGCATCACGCGCACGCCGGTCACCACGGAGCGCACCATGCGCACGCGGTACGCTCGGCTAACCGGCCCAAAAGTCCGGCCACACCGCCAACTCAGCCCGTCGAGGAGGGAACCACCATTGGCCACCTGTATCCGGAAATATTGGCGATAATCTTCGCCAAGCTCAGCGTGAGGGATCGTGGACGTGCGGCGCAGGTTTGCACTGTGTGGCGTGACGCAGCGTATGCCAAGAGCTGCTGGCGAGGGGTCGAAGCTAGTCTGCACCTGCGACGACCATCACCAACCCTCTTCGGCTCGTTGGTTAAGCGAGGCATCAAACACGTGCAGGTTCTATCGGTACGGCGTGCTCTGAAGGACATCGTTACTGGCGTGCCGAACCTGGAGTCGCTGAATCTGAGCGGATGCTACAACATTACGGATGTGGCCATTGGGCACGCGTTTGCCGTCGATCTGCCCAACCTTCGAGAGCTGAATCTTTCCCTCTGCAAGCAGGTGACGGATTCTAGCCTGGGCCGAATAACGCAGCACCTGAAGAACATTGAGGTGCTGGAACTCGGCGGCTGCAGTAACATCACTAATACGGGCCTGCTGCTTATCTCCTGGGGACTGAAGAAGCTGCGCCGTCTGAATCTGCGTTCCTGCTGGCACATCTCGGACCACGGCATTGGGCATCTGGCCGGGCTTAGCAAGGAAACGGCCGATGGTACGCCGGCCCTCGAACACCTCGGCCTACAGGACTGTCAACGACTGTCTGACGAGGCCCTACGACACATTGCCCAGGGGCTCACGTCGTTGCGGTCCATCAATCTGAGCTTCTGTGTATCCGTCACTGACAGTGGTCTGAAGCACTTGGCGCGCATGTCGCGCCTCGAGGAGCTGAATCTGCGCGCCTGTGATAATATCTCCGACATTGGTATGGCATACCTGACCGATGGCTGCAGCTCGATCTCAACGTTGGACGTTAGCTTCTGTGATAAGGTGGCTGACCAGGCCATGGTGCACATTTCCCAAGGGCTCTTTCAACTTCGATCCCTCAGTCTGAGCGCTTGCCAGATCACGGACGAGGGTCTCTCGCGCATCGCTAAGTCGCTGCACGATCTGGAAACGCTCAACATTGGCCAGTGCAGCCGCATCACCGACCGCGGGCTTGAGACGGTTGCCGAGGAGCTGCAGAACTTACGTGCCATCGATCTCTACGGCTGCACGAGGCTAACGTCGGGCGCGCTGGAAAGGATCAACAAACTACCGAGACTGTCCAAAGTGAACCTTGGCTTGTGGCATGTCCGGTGA
- the LOC131288647 gene encoding YY1-associated factor 2 isoform X2 translates to MDKSKSPVRRAKRQSKVVEENFWDCSVCTYRNTAEAFKCLMCDVRKGTSTRKPRLNSALAAQQAATQAFPGASGQTAGTNVKSPGSTKASKSKNKRSKHPARLKNIDRSSGQTREVTVNSVTVVITEYKPKPPVSRHDSSESFSESNDSRS, encoded by the exons ATGGATAAAAGCAAATCTCCAGTACGCCGCGCAAAACGTCAATCGAAAGTAGTGGAAGAAAATTTCTGGGACTGCAGCGTTTGTACGTACCGAAACACAGCTGAAGCCTTCAAGTGCTTGATGTGTGACGTGCGAAAAG GTACTTCCACACGTAAGCCGCGGCTTAATTCGGCGCTTGCTGCACAGCAAGCAGCTACACAAGCATTCCCTGGTGCGTCCGGGCAGACGGCCGGCACAAACGTCAAGTCGCCGGGGAGCACGAAAGCATCAAAGAGCAAGAACAAACGCTCGAAACATCCCGCCCGGCTTAAAAACATCGATCGTTCCAGCGGCCAGACTCGTGAGGTTACCGTCAACTCGGTCACTGTCGTCATTACCGAATATAAACCAAAGCCCCCCGTCAGTCGGCACGATTCCAGTGAAAGTTTTAGCGAAAGCAACGATTCTAGAAGTTAA
- the LOC131288647 gene encoding YY1-associated factor 2 isoform X1 produces MDKSKSPVRRAKRQSKVVEENFWDCSVCTYRNTAEAFKCLMCDVRKVYSVPGTSTRKPRLNSALAAQQAATQAFPGASGQTAGTNVKSPGSTKASKSKNKRSKHPARLKNIDRSSGQTREVTVNSVTVVITEYKPKPPVSRHDSSESFSESNDSRS; encoded by the exons ATGGATAAAAGCAAATCTCCAGTACGCCGCGCAAAACGTCAATCGAAAGTAGTGGAAGAAAATTTCTGGGACTGCAGCGTTTGTACGTACCGAAACACAGCTGAAGCCTTCAAGTGCTTGATGTGTGACGTGCGAAAAG TCTACTCCGTTCCAGGTACTTCCACACGTAAGCCGCGGCTTAATTCGGCGCTTGCTGCACAGCAAGCAGCTACACAAGCATTCCCTGGTGCGTCCGGGCAGACGGCCGGCACAAACGTCAAGTCGCCGGGGAGCACGAAAGCATCAAAGAGCAAGAACAAACGCTCGAAACATCCCGCCCGGCTTAAAAACATCGATCGTTCCAGCGGCCAGACTCGTGAGGTTACCGTCAACTCGGTCACTGTCGTCATTACCGAATATAAACCAAAGCCCCCCGTCAGTCGGCACGATTCCAGTGAAAGTTTTAGCGAAAGCAACGATTCTAGAAGTTAA